One stretch of Brevibacillus laterosporus DNA includes these proteins:
- a CDS encoding purine-nucleoside phosphorylase, translated as MSKILEAKAFIEEKLTERPTIGLVLGSGLGVLAEEIEEATIISYDEIPHFTKSTVVGHKGQLVIGKLKGKQVVAMQGRFHYYEGHDLEAVVFPIRVMKAIGVETIIVTNAAGGVNESYQPGNLMLISDHLNLTYRNPLIGENDESLGARFPDMSEAYSKRLRGLSKEIAATLGIQLQEGVYAGLLGPSYETPAEIRMLRILGGDAVGMSTVPEVIVARHMNVEVLGISCISNMAAGILDQPLSHDEVMETTEKVKAEFLSLVKGVIEKI; from the coding sequence ATGTCCAAAATTCTTGAAGCAAAAGCGTTTATTGAGGAAAAGCTGACTGAAAGGCCAACAATCGGTTTGGTTTTAGGCTCCGGTTTAGGCGTTTTGGCAGAAGAAATTGAAGAAGCTACCATTATTTCATACGACGAGATTCCTCATTTTACGAAGTCAACAGTAGTCGGACATAAAGGGCAATTGGTTATTGGGAAATTGAAGGGCAAGCAGGTAGTAGCGATGCAAGGTCGCTTTCATTACTATGAAGGTCATGATTTGGAAGCTGTTGTATTCCCGATTCGTGTTATGAAGGCGATTGGTGTAGAAACTATTATCGTGACAAACGCGGCAGGTGGCGTCAATGAATCCTATCAGCCAGGTAATCTGATGTTAATTTCTGATCATCTAAATCTGACATATCGTAATCCACTGATCGGTGAAAATGATGAGTCTTTAGGTGCTCGCTTCCCTGATATGTCTGAAGCTTACTCGAAACGCTTGCGTGGGCTCTCTAAAGAGATAGCAGCTACATTAGGGATCCAATTGCAAGAGGGCGTGTATGCAGGGCTACTAGGTCCATCCTATGAAACTCCTGCTGAGATTCGTATGTTGCGTATTTTAGGCGGGGATGCTGTTGGAATGTCCACAGTACCAGAAGTAATTGTGGCCCGTCATATGAACGTAGAGGTTCTAGGTATTTCTTGCATCAGCAACATGGCGGCAGGAATACTTGATCAACCATTATCCCATGATGAGGTAATGGAGACGACTGAGAAAGTGAAAGCAGAGTTTCTTTCTTTAGTAAAAGGTGTTATAGAAAAGATCTAA